The segment GGTAAATGATGTGAATGGGTTAAGGTCGGGGGAGATGAGGAAAGTGGTGGCAGAAAGATCCGTACCTGTTGTAATTATGCACATGAAAGGTTCACCCAAAACAATGCAAATTGACCCAACCTATCGTAATATGATTAACGATATTGCATCATTTTTACAAAACCAAATTGATGCCGCCGTACAAGATGGTGTAAGTTCAGATATGATAATTGTTGATCCGGGTATAGGCTTTGGGAAAACACCCGATGATAATTTTAAACTACTGAGACGGTTAAACACTTTTTTATCTCTAGGAAAACCCATTCTCGTCGGTCCTTCACGTAAATCATTTCTTGGGATTGCATTAGATCTTTCCGAGCAAAATCGGATGGAGGGTACGTCTGCTGCAGTAACCGCCGGCATTTTGAATGGCGCCAATATTGTGCGAGTTCATGATGTAAAAGAAATGAAACGGGTTGCCACAATTGCAGATCATATACGGGGCATTGCCTAATGATAGAAATATTTAACATCGGTTTTTTATCAGTCACATTTATGGATGTGATTGACCTTGCGCTCGTTAGCTGGCTTTTTTACAAAGTGTACCTATATTTTCACGGGACTCGTGCAGGTCAGATGCTGGTAGGTTTGATTATTTTGCTTATCATATCGTTTTTGTTTAATGCATTTGGATTAAGCGCATCATCATGGCTTGTTAATCAATTTCAAACAGTTTGGGTAGTTGCGTTTGTAATATTGTTCCAGCCGGAGTTACGGCGGCTTCTTATTTATGTAGGTCAAACTCGGTTTTTTCAGAAAATTTTCCGCGTAGGGTCAAGTCGTACCATTGAATCTCTTGTTGAGGCATCTCAGTCCCTTATGAAAAAGGGTTGGGGCGCCCTCATTGTGGTTCAGCGAGAAACCGGGCTCAGAACCTATAAAGAAGCGGGTACTCCGTTGAAAGCAGAAGTATCTGCACCGTTGCTTGTTTCCATTTTTAATCCCACTTCACCGCTTCACGATGGTGCGATCATTCTTCAAAATAATATAATCGAAGCTGCCTCCTGTATTTTACCGCTTACCGAAAGTAAAATGATTGATCCGGAAATGGGAACACGTCACCGTGCCGCCCTTGGACTAAGTGAAGAAACAGACGCAATAGTGATTGTTGTATCCGAAGAAAAGAAAAATGTGACTGTTGCCGAAGAAGGCCGATTCGTAAAACTTAATATGAATGAAATGGATTTCCGGAAATACCTAAATGAACGCCTGTTCATTTCGTCCGGTGATTGAATAACCATAAACTTTTAATCGGTTTTTCAGTTATTCGAAAAGAGGTGTAGATTCGTCCTATGGATTTATCAGAACTAAAAGAAGTTTTTCAAAACACCCGGGAACGCTATCTAGAGTTTAGGAGGTATCTTTGACTTGGATGCTTTGCAGTCGAATTTAAAAAAACACCGTGAATTATCTCTTAAAACGGATTTTTGGTCAAATAATGCCAAAGCTTCCGGTACACTAAAACAAATATCCCGAATTGAAAAAGAAATTGAACTTTGGCAAAACCTGAATCTATTGAATGATGATATTGAAGTCTTGTTCGAATTTGGAGATGCAGGTGAATCAACATCTGAAGAAGTGAGCGCAGAACTCAAAAAATTTACTACCCGCGTAGACGATCTTGAACTAAGACTGTTGCTTAGCGGCGAGCAGGATGATAAAGATGCCATTGTTACCATTCATCCCGGTGCCGGCGGAACAGAAAGTCAGGATTGGGCTGACATGCTTTACAGAATGTACACGCGGTGGATTGAGAAAAAAGACTTCTCCAAAAATGTCTTGAGTTATCAAACAGGTGACGAAGCAGGTATTAAGGATGTAACATTTGAAGTTAAAGGTGATTTTGCGTATGGGTTACTTAAATCCGAAGCAGGGATTCACCGCCTTGTTCGTATTTCACCCTTTGATTCGAATCATAAACGACATACATCATTTGCATCGGTATTTGTGTATCCATCTATAGATGAAGAAATTGAAATTGACATTGATCCAAACGAACTCCGGATCGACACGTATCGTGCCAGCGGCGCGGGCGGACAACATGTAAATAGGACGGATTCCGCTGTCAGGATTACACATGTGCCAACCGGCATCGTGGCTACGTGCCAAAATGAACGATCTCAGCATAAAAATAAATCGCAGGCGATGAAAGTGTTGAAGTCACGATTGTACCAACTTGAATTGGAAAAAGAAAAAGAAGCAATGAAGGAATTGGAAGGCGAGAAAAAAGATATTGGCTGGGGAAGCCAAATCAGGTCGTACGTATTTCATCCTTATATGATGGTAAAGGATCATCGAACTAAGGAAGAAACTGGGAATGCGCAGGCTGTTATGGACGGCGACCTTGACCGATTTATGAGAACATTTTTAATGAGTGAAGTTTCAGAACATCAGAAAAAATTAACGGGATAAAAAAATGAGTGACGAAAAGAAAAGTTTAAATGAAATTATGAAATTTCGAATGGAAAAACTGAATTCCCTAAGAGAAGCCGGAGTTGACCCTTATCCGCATAATTTTGAACCAACACATCATAGTCGTGAAATCCATGAGGACTATTCAAAATATGAAGGCGAAACTGTTACGGTAGCAGGACGAATAATGTCTATGCGGAAAATGGGGAAAGCATCTTTTTTTAATGTGCAAGATGGGGTTGGGCGAATCCAGATTTACATTAAAAAGGATGAAGTTGGAGAAGACTCGTATGCTCATTTCAAACTATTGGATATTGGAGATATTGCGGGTGTGACCGGCAAAGTCTTCAAAACAAAAACTGAAGAAACATCCATTCATGCGGCTGCGTTAACTGTACTTGCAAAAAGCATCCGACCCATTCCGGTTGTGAAAGAAAAAGAAGGCGAAGTGTTTGATGCATTTGCCGATAAAGAATTGCGGTATAAAAATAGACATTTGGATTTAATTGTCAATCCGGAATCAAAAGAAGTGTTTGTAAAACGGACGAAAATTATCCAGGCAGTTCGGTCATTTTTAGATGCGCAAGGATTTTTGGAAGTAGAAACGCCGGTACTTCAACCCATCTATGGTGGTGCGAATGCTCGCCCGTTTACGACACATCACAATGCGCTGGATCGACAGCTTTATCTTCGGATCGCTGATGAACTTTATTTGAAGCGTCTCATTATCGGTGGATTTGAAAAGGTGTACGAAATTGCAAAAGATTTCAGGAACGAAGGAATGGACCGGAACCACAATCCGGAATTTACGATGCTTGAATATTATCAAGCATACGCCGATTATGAGGACAATATGACGCTGGTGGAATCCATGTTTCGCGCAGCGGCGGTGGCTGTTGGACCTTTGAAGATTTCTTGGCAGGATATTGAAATTGACCTTTCTAAAACGTTTACCCGGAAACCGATGTTTGAATTGCTACAGGAAAAACTCGGGGAAGATATTTCCGAAGCTAACGAAGATGAACTTAAAACTATTTGCAAAGCTCAACGCCTTGAAGTGAGTGAAGATTCAAATTATGGCCAGCTTTTAGATGAGCTCATGAAACGCCTC is part of the Candidatus Neomarinimicrobiota bacterium genome and harbors:
- the lysS gene encoding lysine--tRNA ligase — translated: MSDEKKSLNEIMKFRMEKLNSLREAGVDPYPHNFEPTHHSREIHEDYSKYEGETVTVAGRIMSMRKMGKASFFNVQDGVGRIQIYIKKDEVGEDSYAHFKLLDIGDIAGVTGKVFKTKTEETSIHAAALTVLAKSIRPIPVVKEKEGEVFDAFADKELRYKNRHLDLIVNPESKEVFVKRTKIIQAVRSFLDAQGFLEVETPVLQPIYGGANARPFTTHHNALDRQLYLRIADELYLKRLIIGGFEKVYEIAKDFRNEGMDRNHNPEFTMLEYYQAYADYEDNMTLVESMFRAAAVAVGPLKISWQDIEIDLSKTFTRKPMFELLQEKLGEDISEANEDELKTICKAQRLEVSEDSNYGQLLDELMKRLIEPDLLQPTFVTDYPRAISPLAKVHRNGDPNMVERFELFIGGAEFANAFSELNDPVDQRKRLEAQAELKEKGDEEAQPVDENFIQAMECGMPPTGGVGIGMDRLVMLLTDQRWIRDVILFPIMRSSGDD
- the folP gene encoding dihydropteroate synthase, with the protein product MNETQFKSWIQLDNKPSLVMGIVNVTPDSFSDGGKYIEPEKAVAHGLSLIEEGADILDIGGESTRPGSDIVLVEEELNRVIPVIKGIRKKSNCLISIDSMKHEVVSAALNAGSGMVNDVNGLRSGEMRKVVAERSVPVVIMHMKGSPKTMQIDPTYRNMINDIASFLQNQIDAAVQDGVSSDMIIVDPGIGFGKTPDDNFKLLRRLNTFLSLGKPILVGPSRKSFLGIALDLSEQNRMEGTSAAVTAGILNGANIVRVHDVKEMKRVATIADHIRGIA
- a CDS encoding peptide chain release factor 2 codes for the protein MFDLDALQSNLKKHRELSLKTDFWSNNAKASGTLKQISRIEKEIELWQNLNLLNDDIEVLFEFGDAGESTSEEVSAELKKFTTRVDDLELRLLLSGEQDDKDAIVTIHPGAGGTESQDWADMLYRMYTRWIEKKDFSKNVLSYQTGDEAGIKDVTFEVKGDFAYGLLKSEAGIHRLVRISPFDSNHKRHTSFASVFVYPSIDEEIEIDIDPNELRIDTYRASGAGGQHVNRTDSAVRITHVPTGIVATCQNERSQHKNKSQAMKVLKSRLYQLELEKEKEAMKELEGEKKDIGWGSQIRSYVFHPYMMVKDHRTKEETGNAQAVMDGDLDRFMRTFLMSEVSEHQKKLTG
- a CDS encoding TIGR00159 family protein, which gives rise to MIEIFNIGFLSVTFMDVIDLALVSWLFYKVYLYFHGTRAGQMLVGLIILLIISFLFNAFGLSASSWLVNQFQTVWVVAFVILFQPELRRLLIYVGQTRFFQKIFRVGSSRTIESLVEASQSLMKKGWGALIVVQRETGLRTYKEAGTPLKAEVSAPLLVSIFNPTSPLHDGAIILQNNIIEAASCILPLTESKMIDPEMGTRHRAALGLSEETDAIVIVVSEEKKNVTVAEEGRFVKLNMNEMDFRKYLNERLFISSGD